A section of the Lathamus discolor isolate bLatDis1 chromosome 6, bLatDis1.hap1, whole genome shotgun sequence genome encodes:
- the DRG2 gene encoding developmentally-regulated GTP-binding protein 2 — MGILEKISEIEKEIARTQKNKATEYHLGLLKAKLAKYRAQLLEPSKSSAAKGEGFDVMKSGDARVALIGFPSVGKSTFLSLMTSTASEAASYEFTTLTCIPGVIEYKGANIQLLDLPGIIEGAAQGKGRGRQVIAVARTADVVIMMLDATKGEVQRALLEKELESVGIRLNKSKPNIYFKPKKGGGISFNSTVTLTQCSEKLVQLILHEYKIFNAEVLFREDCSPDEFIDVIVGNRVYMPCLYVYNKIDQISMEEVDRLARRPHSVVISCGMKLNLDYLLEKLWEYLALTCIYTKKRGQRPDFTDAIILRKGASVEHVCHRIHRSLASQFKYALVWGTSTKYSPQRVGLTHMMEHEDVIQIVKK, encoded by the exons ATGGGCATCCTGGAGAAGATCTCGGAGATCGAGAAGGAGATCGCCCGAACACAGAAGAACAAAG CCACCGAGTATCACCTTGGGCTGCTGAAGGCGAAGCTTGCCAAGTACAGAGCTCAGCTGCTAGAGCCGTCCAAATCCTCGGCTGCGAAGGGAGAAGGCTTCGATGTGATGAAATCCGGAGATGCCCGCGTGGCACTGATCGGTTTTCCTTCCGTGGGTAAG TCCACGTTTTTGAGCTTAATGACCTCAACCGCCAGCGAAGCTGCCTCTTACGAGTTCACAACCCTGACGTGCATCCCGGGGGTCATAGAA TACAAAGGAGCCAATATTCAGCTGCTGGATCTGCCCGGCATCATCGAAGGAGCAGCGCAAG GGAAGGGCAGAGGCCGGCAGGTGATAGCAGTGGCCAGGACAGCAGATGTGGTTATTATGATGCTGGATGCCACGAAGGGTGAGGTACAGAG GGCCTTGCTGGAGAAAGAACTGGAGTCTGTAGGAATCCGGctgaacaaaagcaaaccaaatatCTACTTCAAG CCGAAGAAGGGTGGAGGCATCTCCTTCAACTCAACTGTCACGTTGACTCAGTGCTCTGAGAAGCTGGTGCAGCTCATCCTCCATGAATACA AAATCTTCAACGCTGAGGTCCTGTTCCGAGAGGATTGTTCTCCTGATGAGTTCATTGATGTGATTGTAGGCAACAGAGTCTACATGCCTTGCCTCTAT GTTTATAACAAGATTGACCAGATATCGATGGAGGAGGTGGATCGTCTTGCTCGGCGGCCCCACAGTGTTGTCATCAG ctgtggCATGAAACTGAACCTGGATTACTTGCTGGAGAAGCTCTGGGAATACCTGGCACTTACCTGCATCTATACCAAGAAACGAGGAC AGAGACCAGACTTTACAGATGCCATTATTCTCCGGAAAGGGGCCTCTGTGGAGCATGTG tgccATCGGATCCACAGGTCATTAGCCAGCCAGTTCAAGTATGCCTTGGTGTGG GGGACAAGCACAAAATACAGCCCTCAAAGAGTGGGCTTAACCCATATGATGGAGCACGAAGACGTCATTCAGATCGTAAAGAAGTAA